A genomic segment from Daphnia carinata strain CSIRO-1 chromosome 1, CSIRO_AGI_Dcar_HiC_V3, whole genome shotgun sequence encodes:
- the LOC130692338 gene encoding transmembrane protein 8B-like, with the protein MTVLMSSNWGVLSFCIYVIAVQSVFVRCSVIQEFLPRGVSAYGDGLENGQLLQIPVVDADYPLVFSFFANVTKGCIWTNVTLFLRHDGLPIVNIFNASYPNFTWIYQPVDYEENFFSDGLEQRLTIYPRKPSSAIFGAVFVLEDVTRIQQKGLTISCTTLFWGRVETLPLNASSSIVNGDVEETASRLVRKSYAQPLNVKWILDQDNEAGNITASTESILDLESNDLPTLLSWTTFSPVDIGGTLQVDIRFNESESNSSIFGYLTYGTPDNLNGTRFSANSSDLNPKATVIVPYPLAGIWYLSLYANCIGWNETDCQRNISVKIQVSLSPCKEGACGPHGRCIQYFSAGLIYSACVCSSGFAGWSCSDGTNALSTTILLSSVLLLTLSNLFFIPAIILAFRRGFYSQCMLYFVTMFFSSFYHACDQPEFSFCLMPYTVLQFGDFYAALTSVWLTAFIVANPSVSEEISSAICIAGAVGIAMAVHYNPTSFASFTIPIVCGLGLIAVCWTRQSCHMHKCYPGKSYCLKAVLPCLLFAIVGLVCFAFLETEDNYFYVHSIWHISIALAIVFVIPQGSKSVDITKLSSNHHEHLSQLE; encoded by the exons ATGACTGTTTTGATGAGCAGTAATTGGGGTGTCCTTTCATTCTGCATTTATGTCA TTGCTGTGCAGAGTGTTTTTGTTAGATGCAGTGTCATTCAAGAATTTCTACCTAGAGGTGTGAGTGCTTATGGTGACGGTCTTGAAAATGGCCAGCTCCTTCAAATTCCAGTAGTTGATGCTGATTATCCTCTGGTGTTCTCATTCTTTGCAAATGTCACGAAAGGTTGTATTTGGACTAACGTCACATT GTTTCTCCGGCACGATGGATTACCTATCGttaatatttttaatgccAGCTATCCCAATTTCACTTGGATTTATCAACCGGTAGACTATGAGGAAAACTTCTTCAGTGACGGTCTAGAACAACGGTTGACTATTTATCCTCGCAAACCTTCCTCGGCTATTTTTGgtgctgtttttgttttagaagaTGTTACGCGCATCCAACAAAAA GGGTTGACAATATCATGCACCACTCTGTTTTGGGGCAGAGTTGAAACTCTTCCTCTCAACGCAAGTTCATCAATAGTCAACGGGGATGTTGAAGAAACTGCCTCCAGATTAGTGAGAAAAAGCTATGCTCAACCACTCAATGTCAAATGGATATTAGACCAAGATAATGAGGCTGGCAATATTACTGCTAGCACGGAATCCATTCTCGATCTCGAATCCAATGATCTCCCGACCCTTCTGTCTTGGACTACTTTTTCCCCTGTAGATATAGGAGGAACTCTACAAGTCGATATAAGGTTCAATGAG AGTGAAAGTAACAGTAGCATATTCGGCTATCTCACCTACGGAACACCAGATAACCTGAACGGAACCCGGTTTAGCGCCAATAGCTCAGACCTGAATCCTAAGGCCACAGTTATTGTTCCTTATCCACTTGCTGGCATTTGGTACTTGTCGCTTTACGCCAATTGCATAGG GTGGAATGAGACTGACTGTCAGCGAAACATTTCAGTTAAAATTCAAGTTTCTCTATCGCCCTGTAAGGAAGGTGCCTGTGGGCCTCACGGCCGCTGTATCCAGTATTTTTCTGCTGGATTAATATATTCTGCTTGTGTTTGCTCGAGTG GTTTTGCTGGCTGGAGTTGTAGTGATGGTACGAACGCCCTTTCGACCACAATACTTCTATCCTCCGTCCTTCTCCTGACACTGAGCAATCTGTTTTTCATTCCAGCGATCATCCTTGCCTTTCGAAGAGGCTTTTATTCGCAGTGCATGTTGTATTTCGTAACGATGTTTTTCTCCTCG TTTTATCACGCGTGCGATCAGCCGGAGTTCAGTTTTTGTCTGATGCCTTATACTG TTCTTCAGTTTGGCGATTTCTACGCGGCCTTAACCTCGGTTTGGTTAACTGCGTTTATTGTAGCTAATCCCAGTGTCAGTGAAGAGATCTCCAGCGCAATTTGTATTGCCGGGGCGGTCGGCATAGCTATGGCAGTTCATTACAATCCGACGTCATTCGCCTCGTTTACCATACCGATTGTTTGTGGCCTTGGTCTCATTGCGGTCTGCTGG ACTCGCCAGAGCTGCCACATGCACAAGTGTTACCCAGGCAAATCCTACTGTTTGAAGGCTGTATTACCATGCTTATTGTTCGCCATTGTTGGATTGGTTTGTTTCGCTTTCCTCGAAACGGAGGACAATTACTTTTATGTTCACAGTATATGGCACATTTCAATTGCGCTAGCTATAGTGTTCGTTATCCCGCAAGGGAGTAAAAGTGTGGACATCACGAAGCTCTCTTCTAATCATCACGAACATCTTTCGCAACTAGAATAG
- the LOC130692341 gene encoding zinc finger protein ZFP2-like — protein MEPYESSELDSFPEDRCSVDTILRNLPLRATSNDSWCSSENGKSEYNKLFLVTYDETHTIVSKHRISLEVNLGREHELQPSSSELNDNSVVTNQVTLSDSQGVILTPLPNEVGKTSRNGTTCELVMQKTDTGLLQPIPYEVKLAALNAMIPSGACLGQTVLSCSICTKAYNKTSELKAHISRHFGLHSFLCPVCGQQFSHSSNLNRHLRVHSGAKPYKCQDCDKRFSQANSLHAHQAHIHVGDNKNLHRCPLCGRLCKTWQLLKHHCKIYHEAENRDLDTPPTVVAKRKFYCSDCGESFALKSLLRKHKEIEKGVLSPKEPVEAVIVNENPCAEIQLLDAMDSIDSMLREIQHGNNAPISMDLVLPKVIDTVSQTIEDVISKISKLVCFECGKQFRRYMSYKQHWGVHETSLRKFQCKECGMAFAWKSTYVKHTMQFHSPEPRTILSCSEPDCKKEYKSLSQLQEHIKRDHYMIRRFTCEECNKQFYKAHDLLVHKRTHSKDKPYMCGTCGKSFSHISHVIRHEKSHNNIRPHTCPVCRKSFTQATVLRAHRRTKCPDPVINIIPNQENGNKKT, from the exons ATGGAGCCATATGAATCCAGTGAGTTGGATTCTTTTCCTGAAGATAGATGTAGTGTTGATACAATACTTCGGAATCTTCCTTTGCGAGCAACCTCAAACGATTCTTGGTGTAGTTCTGAGAACGGGAAATCAGAATACAATAAATTGTTCCTTGTCACATACGATGAAACACATACGATTGTTTCGAAGCACAGAATAAGCCTTGAAGTCAACCTGGGGCGTGAACATGAGCTGCAACCCAGTAGCAGTGAGCTGAATGATAATTCAGTGGTGACCAATCAAGTAACGCTGTCTGATTCACAAGGTGTCATACTTACACCTCTACCAAATGAAGTTGGCAAAACATCCAGAAATG GGACTACATGTGAACTAGTAATGCAAAAGACAGATACTGGCCTTTTACAGCCTATTCCTTATGAGGTTAAATTAGCAGCATTGAATGCTATGATACCATCAGGAGCATGTTTAGGGCAAACTGTGTTGAGCTGCTCTATTTGCACAAAAGCCTATAACAAAACATCGGAACTTAAAGCTCATATTTCTAGACATTTCGGTTTGCATAGTTTTCTCTGTCCTGTTTGTGGACAACAGTTCTCTCATTCCTCAAACTTGAATCGCCATCTGAGAGTCCATTCAGGTGCCAAGCCCTACAAATGTCAAGATTGTGACAAAAG ATTCAGCCAAGCAAATTCCCTACATGCACACCAAGCTCACATCCATGTTGGTGACAATAAAAATCTACATCGCTGTCCCTTGTGTGGTCGTCTTTGCAAGACTTGGCAGTTATTGAAACATCACTGCAAAATTTATCACGAAGCTGAGAACAGGGACTTGGATACCCCTCCTACTGTTGtagcaaaacgaaaattttattGTTCAGATTGTGGTGAAAGTTTTGCACTGAAATCTCTGCTGAGGAAAcataaagaaatagaaaaaggtgTGTTGTCTCCAAAAGAG CCAGTAGAAGCAGTTATCGTTAATGAAAATCCATGCGCTGAAATTCAACTTTTGGATGCCATGGATAGCATTGATTCAATGTTGCGCGAGATCCAGCATGGGAATAATGCGCCTATCAGTATGGATCTAGTTCTCCCTAAGGTGATAGACACAGTTAGCCAAACTATAGAAGACGTAATAAGCAAAATCAGCAAACTCGTTTGCTTCGAATGTGGGAAACAGTTTCGTCGTTATATGAGTTACAAACAGCATTGGG GTGTTCACGAAACCTCACTGAGAAAATTTCAATGTAAAGAATGCGGCATGGCGTTCGCGTGGAAATCAACATACGTGAAACATACAATGCAATTCCATTCTCCCGAGCCACGCACGATTTTGTCATGCAGCGAGCCAGATTGCAAGAAGGAATACAAATCTCTGAGCCAACTTCAA GAGCACATCAAAAGAGATCACTACATGATTCGCAGATTTACGTGTGAAGAATGCAACAAACAGTTTTACAAAGCCCATGACCTATTAGTTCATAAAAGAACTCATAGTAAGGACAAACCATACATGTGTGGAACTTGTGGCAAGTCCTTCTCGCATATATCACATGTTATTCGTCATGAAAAATCCCACAATAATATCCGACCACATACTTGCCCTGTTTGTCGTAAATCATTCACGCAAGCAACGGTACTCAGGGCCCATAG gaggACAAAATGTCCAGATCCCGTGATCAACATCATTCCCAATCAGGAGaacggaaataaaaaaacatga
- the LOC130692372 gene encoding uncharacterized protein LOC130692372 → MPSQTQLGKFPTTVICVSTEYLVAGDEQGGIVLFQGEPGCWSHSQRIQEKSSNCCTSMLILEARGEHVLIAAFNTGFIRAYLLPTMECLSEVAAHIRWITQILPVRGGFISAAEDGFLHLWILGKSNDPSWDMRYMNSFEMKDCMITGAAPFIDRGVLVTAYDRPQLFWLTLVGRPEEDESLEAL, encoded by the exons ATGCCATCTCAAACCCAACTCGGTAAATTCCCAACCACGGTCATTTGTGTTTCCACAGAATACCTGGTGGCAGGAGACGAACAAGGAGGTATCGTCCTCTTTCAAGGTGAACCTGGCTGTTGGTCACACTCTCAACGTATTCAGGAGAAATCGTCAAACTGCTGCACCAGCATGTTAATCCTCGAAGCCAGAGGAGAGCACG TTTTGATCGCAGCTTTCAACACGGGATTCATCCGTGCCTACTTGCTGCCAACGATGGAATGCCTATCCGAGGTTGCAGCTCACATTCGCTGGATAACTCAGATTCTTCCGGTCAGAGGCGGTTTCATCTCGGCAGCAGAGGACGGTTTCTTACATCTCTGGATTCTAGGGAAAAGCAACGATCCCAGCTGGGATATGCGCTATATGAACAGCTTTGAAATGAAGGACTGCATGATCACAGGGGCGGCTCCTTTCATAGACAGGGGAGTGTTGGTGACGGCCTATGATCGACCTCAACTCTTCTGGCTAACGCTGGTCGGACgtccagaagaagacgaaTCGTTGGAGGCTCTATAA